The sequence below is a genomic window from Ovis canadensis isolate MfBH-ARS-UI-01 breed Bighorn chromosome 8, ARS-UI_OviCan_v2, whole genome shotgun sequence.
CTCCGGGCTCTGAGCCAAGGTCAGCTCCTCTGAATCCCAGAGCCTTTTACTTGCTCAAAGATATTTCTCTGGCAATTCTCCACTCTCTTCTGCACCCtcaattattttctcttctgtgttaTCTAAATGGTGACACAAATAAGCTGTTCTTCCTtccatcttaaggaaaaaaaaaatccaaagaactGTATTGATTCCCGTCTTCCTCCTTCGTATACTGCCCTTTCCTGTTTCCCTTTACGGCAAAACTCCTTGAAAAAGTTGAATATATTTACTGGCCTCAATTTCTCTCCTCccataaattatttctttctggTTAATAAATACAAACATCATCTTACTTCGCTTACTGGCTAATTATTCTCCCCTCCGTGAAACACTTTCTTTATTTGCTTCCACGACAGCACACTCCCTGggtttcctcttctgtgtctGGCCACAGCTTCTCAGCCTCCTTTGCCCTTTCCTTACCATTCCTGCTCCCTCTGAATACTGATAGACCCAGAATTCAGAActgctcctttaaaaaaattttttttattttagctacaccctgtggcatgtgggatcttagttcccagaccagggatcaaacctgtaccctaTAAACTGAAAGTgtatagtcttaaccactggaccaccagggaagttccctgttCTTTTCTATCTGCACTTTTCCTTAGTGATCTCATCCATGCACTTAGACAATGTCATTATATAGAAGGCAGATGACTCCCACATATTTATCTTCTGAATTTCAACTCAAGTAAATATACAACTGTCTATCTGACATCTCTACCTGGGTGTCTAATAGTTTTTCATCTTAACTGATTAGCTCCAAGACTGACCTCCAAAATCTACCTCCATCCCAATAAATGGTAACTCATTTCTCCTAGCTGCTTATGAAAACATCCTAGTGGGATCCTTGTCACTTCTCTTTCTGTCACACTTCATAGCCCTTCTAGGTTACACTTTCAAAATACACAGTCTACACTTTTGTCCTCTACTCCACTGCTACCACCACCCTGATCCAAGCTCCAATCACCTCTCACCCAGACTCATTTTCTTATTGCTATCTTttatgtggggagagagaaaaaaaactgtaCAGCTAGGAAGAAAGGTTTCACTTTTATCCCCATAATGATGTTCAGCTTTATCTCATAGTTCAATCCTTTTGTGTCTTCTGAGCATCCTTTAGGAGTGTGATACTCTGGACTAAGTTTTCCCTGGGGAATCCACAGGGCAGATATCCTGCTTGCCGAAAACCCAGATCAGACATAGCTATGGTGAAGACAAGAAAGCCAGCATCTGCGAACGCAGAGCTACTAACCTTGgctccttttctctctcactcAGGTCATTTTCATGTCCCAAAGAAAAGACTAGTTAGCTAAGGGCTTCATTTTCCAGGCTAGGAATAGCTGTTAAGTCACTCTAGAGAAAGTCCCATTTACTTGTTCAGCTTTGGCTTCCCAAGGGTAAgagtgagaccaaaaaaaaaatttatctcaCAAGATGTGCCATGAGAAAGGgattaagaatgaaaaaaaaaaaaagctgaaatgcAAAGAGTTACTAGCTATATTGAAAAGAGATGGTTCCATAAAAGTAGAATAGTATGTGTGACTCACATCATGACATGCAGAATTAAAGCTGAAATTCTCAAGatgaattaaatattaaattttatttatatatcaaGGGTTATCTTTTAAAGTAATACTTTAAtggttttaaattataatttttccattattttgtttttcaagattaGGGTGAGTATGCTCCTTGGAGGCCATGATTAATAACCTTCATCTAAAGTATATGAAAGTCCAATGATTCTTATATAGAGTTGAACTCTTTATATAGCACAGGATTGAAATTTTCCAAAACACCATTTCTCCATTAGTTCCACCACTACACATTTCTACGTCTgctagtgaaattaaaagacgcttacatcttggaaggaaagttatgaccaacctagacagcatattaaaaagcagaggcatcactttgccaacaaaggtccgtctagtcaaggctatggtttttccagtggtcatgtatggatgtgagagttggactgtgaagaaagctgagcaccgaagaattgatgcttttgaactgtggtgttggagaagactcttgagagtcccttggactgcaaggagatccaaccagtccattctaaaggagatcagccctgggtgtcctttggaaggaatgatgctaaagctgaagctccagtactttggccacttgatgcgaagagctgactcattggaaaagactctgatgctgggagggattgggggcaggaggagaagggaacaacagaggatgagatggctggatggcatcaccgactcgatggacatgagttcgagtgaactccgggagttggtgatggacagggaggcttggtgtgctgcgattcatggagtcacaaagagtcggacacgactgagtgactgaactgaactgagtgacattTTGAAAGAGTTAATTTCCTTATTTGCTTACAAAATTTATTAATGTGACTAAAACTGTATCCTTCCTGAGCAGTTTCACTATCTGaaagtttctaattttttaaggtTGTTGAAATTCCTCCAGATGACAAAAGAATTCTTTTACgctatgaagaaaaaaagaccaaaatactattttgtaaataaatctttaaattaaATCAGAGATATTATAGTTaggataaatcttttaaaaaacttatttagaatttcttttcactttgcagAAAATTCAATCTAAATTCTCCAAGGAATGAAGTCCTGGGCAAATGAAGAAAACCACAAAAAGTCAACATACTTGATGCTATGAATGTGTGACCTGTCCTGAAAATCACTATAGTAATCAGACAGGCAATTAATTACACTCCCTACAACATGCATAGTGATACACCTGAACCATTTCTCTTTAAGCTGATTTTTTAACACGAATtctatttggtttatttttttcatttcaaaaaataaaaagtgttttatgCTTCTGCAGCAGATGAACACTCAATACCTAACAGATGTAAAAGTAACTTCACTTCCAAGGGAAGATGTTATTCCTCTACTGGACTTCCTCTCCCAGCACCTCTTAAAATAATGCAAGTTCTCTGTCAATTTTTGTCTGTATCCCACACAGACATGTCTGATTTGTAACTGAGACACGGTAACTATAGATAAATAAATGCTGAATTAACCAAACTGAGCATGATGAAAACCCGGAGGTGTGCATATCCTATAGATCTCATTATTCCTACCAACAGGCACTAGTTCAGTCAGCTTGTTCAAGATTACAGGACCCATAAGGGACAGAGAAAGGGCTGGAAATATGTCTGGTACCAAAGCTCTTATTCTTGACAGTCCCTGAACTGCCACCTATCATAGCAAGTTCATGAGAGGCTAGCATCTATCTTGAGTATATTAATTTTCTAAAGACTCATGGCCTGgatgaatttttctcttttctccttttctctcccacTCTTCCTGTTCCCTCACTGTCACCCTTTCTTTCTCACCTTCCCGAGTCATGTGCATGCTTTATTTTAATAAGTAACCGATGTGACAATTATCTATATCCATTTTCCAGTCAGAACTCTCACTGAGGAGTCTCATCTGTAGCACTGGGGACAATCACCTGGCTTAAATATTTGCAATGTAACCAAATCTGCTGTGTCTTTTAGATACGGATCATTGCCTTTTATGCAACAACGAAACTCACTGGGCCCCTGTAGGGAGCACAATGTGctttgaaaaggaaatggagTACCTTGACTCCTTGGCTATCTTGCTCCTGGCCCTCTCTCTGCTGGGAATCCTGTTTGTTCTGGCCATTGGCATAATATTTACAAGAAACCTGAACACACCCGTTGTGAAATCATCCGGGGAATGTATGGTCTGCTACGTAATCCTcttctgtcctttcctcctctttgCCGGCACAGGCTTTTTCATTAGAGAACCACAAAGCTTCACAGGTAAAACCAGGCAGACACTATTTGGCATGAGCTTTTTACTCTCTGCATCGCCTACATTCTGATGAAGTCCCTGAAAATTCTGCTGGCCTTCAGCTGTGATCCCAAGCTGCAGCACATCCTGAAGTGCTGCTATAAACCCATCCCCATCATTTTCACTTGCACGGGCATCCTGGTTGTCGTTTGCACTCTCTAGCTCATCCTTGCAGCCCCTGCTGTGGGACAGAATGTCTCCTTGCCCAGAGTCATTATCTCTGAATGTGAGGAGGGGTCCATTCTTGCATTTGGCTCCATGCTGGGCTATACTGCCATCCTGGCCTTCATGTGCTTCATTTGTGCCTTCAAAGGCAGGAAATTACCTGACAATTACAATGAGGCCAAATTCATAACATTTGGCATGCTCATTTGCTTCATAGCTTGGATCACCTTCATCCCCATCTACCACGTTTGGCAAATATATGCTGGTTGTAGAGatcatcattattttaatatctaaCTACGAGATCCTATGTTGCATGTTCTTCCCCAAATGCTATGTTACACTTTCTAAGCAAGAGACTAACAAAATCTGTCTTTCTCAAGATGACTTACAGTTATtcttcccacagtgcaggcagccTTGCCATGAGCCATAACAACGTCACAATAAGCAACCCCAGCTCTGCTGGTGGGTCTGCAATCCAGCAGAAAAGCAGAGATCTTCAGGTACGAGGCTTTGCACACATATGCAGAGAAAATGCTACATGCAGATCTAAAGCTTTGCCTCAAAAAAATATGAATGAGTCCTTAAGACATGATATGTTTCAGAATGAAATGTTTTCTAGGGTCTTTGCATTTAAGATGTGCATTTACTTCCTGAACAAATATACACTATGTTTCTTCACTACTACTACCTGCACCAAATTTCCCCCTGTTCAACCACCTGTGTAACAAAGAAAATAGAGCCCTCAACCTGAAACTCCTTTAATTCCTTAGCCACCCCCATCAGCCTCCATCTTTACCTACTTCTTTTTAGGCACAGAGTCAAAGGTATCTTTTCTATCGAAATCAATCTGTAATGCATCATCCTTATTCCATTCTCTATAACCTCTCCTCAAACCTCTTTGTATGGGTTCTCCTCCTCTCTTGAGCATCTTTGCCTTCTAGCCTTGTCTGCTGAACAGGCAGTTGATCAATTAAGGTCAGTTAAATAAGAAGTTAAGCAGTTACCATGTTCAGGTGATATGCTAAATACAAAGGTACAAAAAGGATTGAGGCATCATTTCTGACTTTAAAGAGCTCAGAATCCTGGGGAAAACAGTCACAaatcattgttcagtcgctcagtcgtgtctgactctttgtgaccccatggactgcaccacgccaggcttccctgtccttcaccatctcctggagcttgctcaaactcatgtccattgagtcggtgatgccgtccaaccatcttgtcctctgtcgaccccttctcttcctgccttcaacctttcccagcatcagggtcttttctaatgaataggctctttgcatcaggaggccagagtagcggagcttcagcttcagcatcagtccttccaatgaagattcagagttcaattcctttaggactggttggTTTACactccttgcatccaagggactcttaagagtctttttgaaagcatcaatcaaTTCAGAGCAGTTGTGATTGATGGTTGTAATGTGAGTAGGGCACTATAATCATATCGTGAAGTAGCGCTTAGCCACTGGGGGAATAATGGGAGGGTTTTAAAGAAAGTTAAATAAAGAATGTGATATTTAGCTGAAGTCCTGAAAAATGAGTAAGAGTCATGGCTACTCAAAGAAAGTACAGAAAGCTGTTCCAGATAAAGTGGGAAAACAGCAGCAGAAAATGTATCAAGAGTATGTACCCAGGGAAGGACAGTCATTTTGTATGACTAGAGAGAAGTCTTCAGCCGTATGTAAaggtaaaattataaatgaatgtCACAGACCAGAGTTCTTTTATGAAAACCTTAGGTCTTTATCTTATGGGTTGAAGGTGAccatcaaagaaagaaaacaggttcAAAGTCCTGTTCTAGCAATTTGAATGTACTTCATGCCACTGAACAGTGTACTTAAAATTGTCAAAACAGTAAATTTATgtcggtggtttagtcactaattcgtgtctgattctttgtgaccccatggactgtagcccaacaggctcctttttccttggaattctccaggcaaagttactggagtgggttgccatttccttctccaggggatcttcccaatccagggctcaaacctgggtctcctggattgcaggcagattccttactgattgagcctccagggaagctcaaatttatgttatatatattttatcacaatagaaAAAAAGTATGCAAAAAGAGTCCTATTTAAGGCAGATCACTCTGACACAGGCGATGGATGGAGTCTAGCTAACAGAGGATTAAGATCTATGCCAGGGAACAGAAAGAAGGTGTGGGGTGTgcgtgtgtttatgtgtgtgtttgtgtatttatgtgcgtgtttgtgtgtgtgtgtgtgtgtgtgtgtgtgtattcaagcTACATGGGAGGTGGGAATTTATTTTGAAGTAGTTGTTGAAGGTTAAGGTAATAGGCTTCTAGCTTGCTTCATTGATGGGTGGCATAGAATACAGGAGAAAGACTAACTTAAAGTAAATGAAGAATATTGGATTTGCCTGGAGTCTAATATTGGAAGTGCCTGGAGTCATCTCAAGATGTAACGGGCATTTACATGGATATAAGACTCTGAGCTCAGAGAATAGTCAGGCTGGTGATAAGGATTTGGATGCATGTTCATATCATTTCTAtccttataaaataaatgacaaaataatatCTCCCTCCTTTTCCTAACTGAATGCTTGAGGGAATAGTGTCATAAATGACTTGTGGTCTATTTACTCTGAGATCACTAAAATCTGGCCTCTAGATGCACCagtctacaaaaaagatctcagaaAAATGAGGCTTTTTAATCTATCAAATTCAATGGTCATTTTTAAGCATCTCCTTTGAATCTTAATGGCATTTGTGGTATAATTCCTCCTCCttgaaattctctttcttctttaccaccatagtttttttttaagctttcaatCATTCCTCAATCTAATGCAAAGGCTCTTTTGGTTCTACTCTGACATCCCTGACCATTCAGATTTGGTCTCTATTGCTGATATGTCTTCCTCCTTTTGACTCTAAATGTGGTCATTCCCCAGAGTTCCTCCATCAGTATGAGTCTCGCTTCTTTCAACCCCCTTTCTCACTACAATATTATCCCATCTTCATGTCTCAACTTTGATGCAGATAACTCGCCAAACTCTCTGGTCCAGGTCATTCTCTAATCAAACTACCTGCTTGTCGCTCTAACACTTCAAAGTCAGTATGCCTAAAATTTATTCCATTATTTCCTCCTCCTCACTCCTCCTTCTGGTGTTTTCCACTTCTCAGCTTGTTGTACTACCACTGGACTAGGTGGAACCCTGGAATTCATCCTAGTCACCTTTAACTTCACTATTTCCTTCATTCTTCTCCATTTTTAATTCATCacctatatatttttaagtcttttttaatttgttacaatatcatttctgttttatattttggttttttggctgtgaagcAGGTTGGACTATTATCTCCaagaccagggaatgaacccacacaTCTTGCACTGGAAGGAaagaagtgttagctgctcagttgtgcctgacttgttgccaccccacggactatgacccaccaggctgctctgtccttggaattcgcCACGCGAGAAaacaggagcgggttgccattcccttctccaggggaatcttcctggctcagggatcgtaccctggtctcctgcattgcaggcagattctttactgtctgagccacgagaaggcaaagtcttaactactggatagccagggaagttcctgtcttttattttctaattcctGCATTTTCTCAAAATCTTGCCAAGATCTTTATCCCTGTCTTTAGTTCCTTAAGCTAAGGAAGGCCTTCATCACTTCTTACATAGATTATTGCAGTAGGCTTCAAATTGACTCTGGTCTCTCAATGTTTTATTCTAAACATAGAGAAGGACTCACTAAACCTTCCACTCACTTCTGATACAcatatttctatattaaaaacCTCTTTGCTttactcatttgtttttaaacctGCAATTAGCCAAAACTCCTTATCCAGATGCTCAAATTCTGCAAGTCCAGCTCCAACATGTAGGTGTCTAGTGCCTCACCCTGGGGAAATGGCCAGCTGCTGGAGATTGTCTGTTCCCGCCCCTCAGAGCCCACCTCTTCCCCCTGCCTTAATGTCCTCTCCACCCCTCTGTCCTCCTCACTGGTCCATCAGATACAATTCAACCATCTCCTTTTCTAccaagattttctttcttcttctgtcaaAGCACATATTACATTTTACTTCATTCatctgttttcattctaattcattCTACTAACATTTATCAAATGTTTTACTATACACAGGCATACCATTCTATGCAAGGGGAATATAGAAATGATACAAGACAAACAAGTTCTCACCTCTTGAGCAGTTTACATTCTAGTGTTTCCATCATTTTGCAGTGAGCAGTCAATTCTCCTTTAGAAAGAGCTCTTTCAACTGCCCTTTCCTCTCTGCTATTACTACTGTCGGCATCACAATTTAAGCCCTTATGACTTTATCTCTCTCTTATTGGAAAATTCCATACTAGTTACCTACCCCGAGTCCCCTTCTGATACACAGAATACATCATTCCAGATCAACCTCTAACAAGTTTGTTCCAATACTGTCGTTTTCCTATTCAGAAAATTGAATAACCTCCTATTGCCTTCAGAATTAAATTACCCCACCTTGCTAAGCAAGACCTTCCACAGTCTTATCTCAGCATGGACTAAACAGttaagataaataaacaaataagcaaatgaaaagaacaaagataTTAATCCTAGGTGACTGCTTAGCTTAAATGTATTTACATACAATATGGTGATAATATCTCATAAAATTGTTAAGGGTATAAAATGTTCTGATGTACATGAAAGTGTTAAGAAATGAGTATTCTGTTTGTCATTTCATTGACTCATTGTGCTGTTGATATGAAAACAGTTTCTCCTGTTGACATGGGAGCAAAGCTGTGGGAACGCTTTCAGATTCTCAAGTATAATCACACAAAACAGAAATCCCAGCACTGTTGTGCCAACAGAACGATAAAAGAAATATTGTTTCATAGGAGTTGTGAGCTTTACTACAGTTACAAAGCTTTCAACAGTTATTCCACAAGAAAATGCTACTCAACCTATGAAATTAAGTTCTGAGTCCTTTAAACCCAAAGCTACCTCCTTGCTTCCATGTAAAATGAACAACTAAATGAATGACTATTGtacctttcatttttctgttaacTTTTGAGGTTTCTGAATTCAACTAGGTATAAATTCAATGATTTTCTTACTATTTGTCATAAAGggcttatttttaattataaagacagtatacaaatattataaaaatgaaaacataaatttattatttcttccctggtagcttggactgtaaagaatctgcctgcagtgcaagagacccgggtttaatccctgggttgggaagattcccctggagaagggaatggctacccactccagtattctagcctggagaatcccatggacaggggagccgggtgggctacagtctttggggttggaaagagttggacaggactgaggggaCTAATACTAATACTactaagaagataaaaataagcaaatgaacacTCAAAAAAGGACCCATATAGTCATCTCCTTCCTCTGTTTGTGGAGATACACtaatatattttattgctaaaatgcAGGGGTGGGGAAATAATATACATCGTACCACCACTTTTATTGGCAGAATGAAATCAGAAGCCTATCAGCCCAGGGTGTGAGGATCTCAAGCGCAAGGTCCAACTGTAATTGTGCACTCTGGGTTTGGTATAAGGCCACCTCCGAAACTGGCATTCAATACACGTTAAATGAGCGATTTTAATGTTCTCACCAATTTTCCTTACATCTTGGTCAGCACAATAACTCAGTGTTTGTGTTCCCAACTTTCTCCACAGTTCTTGAGCTATCTTTAAACCAGTCCTTCAGATAGGCCCTTCACTGCCATGGTCAACAAAATTAGACTTTCAGAGCAGAAAACAATGAATTGCATAACCTtcaaaagatggcttaaaataaGGTGGAGAATAAGCATGTGAGCAATGAAACATGGAAGTAAGTGACACTTCCACTGTGATACTAAAAGGAAAGGATATGCCCTCTCCCAGCTTCTTTTCCCTTCTTGCTGCTTCTGTGGAGCAATGGAGCTATGATCTCAGATCATGAGATAGAATCCGCAAGTTGAAGACAGCAGAGCAACAAACCAGAGGAAGGCTTGGTCCCCCACACTCTAGCACTGCTTTTTCAGCCCTGGATTACTTATGCTTAGAGAATATGTAAGAAACACAGACAGCCTGATAAATTCATGTATGGGCTGCTTGTCTGCTTTAATGAGTGGCCAACTACAAAATCAATGTCAAGTACTGGAAGACAAAACACACGAATAGACGTATACATCAAAAGGTCTTTGGAGGAAAATCTCAATTGA
It includes:
- the GPRC6A gene encoding LOW QUALITY PROTEIN: G-protein coupled receptor family C group 6 member A (The sequence of the model RefSeq protein was modified relative to this genomic sequence to represent the inferred CDS: inserted 10 bases in 7 codons; deleted 3 bases in 2 codons; substituted 3 bases at 3 genomic stop codons); amino-acid sequence: MMAKTFVTGPKLNLDSSRNYNNEDNMPSEILKVLLIVLITCFVMPVFAASQPCQTPDDFVAATSPGHIMIGXFAIHKKMLSSEEYXRRPEIQKCASFEISTFLQTLAMIHSIEMINNSTLLSGIKLGYKIYDTCTNITEAMAAALRCVSKFNSSREIVEFKCDYSNLMXRVKAVIGAGYSEITKAVSRMLSLQLIATGGYESTAETLSDKIRFPSFLWTVPSDFCQTKAMAHLNQKSRRNWIGILTTDDGYGXLNTFAVQMAANNVCIAFREALPAFLSDTTIEVRINQTLERIIAEAELLATLENVTFMEGWSSFHSDAHGAMNTGYNIVLWREINGHMTIXKMAQYDLKNDVLIVTNQETKNEHRNLEKIQSKFSKEXSPGQMKKTTKSQHTXCYECVTCPENHYSNQTDTDHCLLCNNETHWAPVGSTMCFEKEMEYLDSLAILLLALSLLGILFVLAIGIIFTRNLNTPVVKSSGECMVCYVILFCPFLLFAGTGFFIREPQSFTGKTRQTLFGMSFTLCIAYILMKSLKILLAFSCDPKLQHILKCCYKPIPIIFTCTGILVVVCTLXLILAAPAVGQNVSLPRVIISECEEGSILAFGSMLGYTAILAFMCFICAFKGRKLPDNYNEAKFITFGMLICFIAWITFIPIYXTFGKYMLVVEIIIILISNYEILCCMFFPKCYVTLSKQETNXKSVFLKMTYSYSSHSAGSLAMSHNNVTISNPSSAGGSAIQQKSRDLQVRGFAHICRENATCRSKALPQKNMNESLRHDMFQNEMFSRVFAFKMCIYFLNKYTLCFFTTTTCTKFPPVQPPV